The sequence GCCTTCTGCATATCGCGCACCTCGCGCTGTTCTCCGTCACCGCCAATGCGCAGGTCGGAATGAAGCAGACGATGGGTCCGCGCGACGGCGGGCTCGGCCTCACCGGCATCGCCGGACGCGCGCAGCGGGCGGAGCAGAACCATATCGACGGGCTTACCCTCTTTGCCGTTGCCGTGATCGTCGTGACGCTGGGCGAGGCCACCTCGCCACTCACCACGACCTGCGCCTGGGTGTATCTCGCGTCCCGCATTGCCTACATCCCGGTCTACGCATTCGGCGTTCCCCTGATCCGCAGCGTCGTCTGGGGCGCGGGGTATCTCGCCACGATGCTGATGCTGGTCGCGGCCCTGCTGTGATCCGCCGGATCGTCATAAGTGGGGCTCTGCTTGTTGCCCTGACCGCCGGCGGACTGCTCTATGGCCAGGTCGCCGCGCGCACCGCCTCCGGCACGCCACCGCCGATGGCACCCGTCGCCGATCAGGCCGATCTCGTGCGGGTCGACAAGTCGGACAGGCGCCTAGAGCTTCTGCGCGACGGCGCCGTCATCGCGGCCTACGACATCTCCCTCGGCGCCGCGCCGGACGGCCACAAGCGGCAGGAGGGGGACGAGCGCACGCCGGAGGGCCGTTATGTCATCGACTGGCGCAATCCGAACTCGATCGCGCATCTCAGCCTGCATATCTCCTACCCGAATGCCGACGACGTGGCGCAGGCGGCCGCGGCCGGTGTCTCGCCGGGCGGGAATATCATGATCCACGGGCTGCCCAACGGCTTCGGCATCCTCGGTCGCCTTCACCTGCTGGTCGACTGGACGGATGGCTGCATCGCCGTGACGGATGCGGAGATGCGGGAGATCTGGTCCCGCGTGCCCAACGGCACACCCATCGAGCTGCGCGGATGACGCCCCGCACCCGTTTACCTTTTGCGACCCGGCGCCACCTTGTGAGGCGCCCGCTGCACGCATGTCATACGCAAATCATACGCCGCGGATCGGCGTTAACGTATCAAGGAGAGACCCATGGCCGAGTATGATGTCATCGTGATCGGAGCCGGTCCCGGCGGCTATGTCTGCGCCATCCGCTGCGCCCAGCTCGGCCTCAAAACCGCCTGCGTCGAGGGGCGCGAAACGCTCGGCGGCACCTGCCTCAACGTTGGCTGCATCCCGTCGAAGGCGATGCTCCATGCCTCCGAGCTCTACCACGAAGCCACTGACAATTTTGCGAAAATGGGCCTGATGGGCAAGGCGCCATCGGTCGATCTTCCGAAGATGCTGGAATACAAACAGTCCACCGTGAAGTCGAACACGGACGGTATCGAGTTCCTGTTCAAGAAGAACAAGATCGACTGGATCAAGGGCTACGGCAAGATCACGGCTCCGGGCGAAGTGCTGGTCGGCAACGAGACGCACAAGGCGAAAAACATCGTGATCGCAACGGGTTCCGAGGCGGCAAGCCTGCCCGGCGTCGAGGTCGACGAGAAGGTCGTCGTCACCTCCACCGGCGCGCTGGAGCTCAAGAAGGTGCCCGGCAAGATGGTCGTCATCGGCGGTGGTGTGATCGGGCTGGAGCTCGGCTCGGTCTACTCCCGCCTCGGCTCCGAAGTCACCGTGATCGAGTTCATGGACCACATCATCCCAGGCTCGGACGCCGAAATCTCCAAGCAGTTCCTGAAGATGCTGAAGAAACAGGGGCTTAACTTCGAGCTGAACTGCGCCGTGCAGGGCACCGAGGTGAAGAACAACAAGGCGAAGGTCACCTACAAGAGCCGCAAGGACGACAGCGAGCACGTGATCGACGCGGACATCGTGCTGCTCGCCACCGGTCGCCGCCCCTATACCGACGCGCTGGGTCTCGAAGATCTGGGCATCGAGATGGAGCGCGGCATGGTCAAGACCAACGGCCACTGGAAGACCAACGTCGACGGCATCTACGCCATCGGCGACGTGATCGCGGGCCCGATGCTCGCCCACAAGGCCGAAGACGAGGGCATGGCGGTGGCCGAGACCATCGCGGGCCAGCGCGGCCATGTTAACTACGGGGTCAT is a genomic window of Pontivivens ytuae containing:
- a CDS encoding L,D-transpeptidase family protein, with the translated sequence MIRRIVISGALLVALTAGGLLYGQVAARTASGTPPPMAPVADQADLVRVDKSDRRLELLRDGAVIAAYDISLGAAPDGHKRQEGDERTPEGRYVIDWRNPNSIAHLSLHISYPNADDVAQAAAAGVSPGGNIMIHGLPNGFGILGRLHLLVDWTDGCIAVTDAEMREIWSRVPNGTPIELRG
- the lpdA gene encoding dihydrolipoyl dehydrogenase, yielding MAEYDVIVIGAGPGGYVCAIRCAQLGLKTACVEGRETLGGTCLNVGCIPSKAMLHASELYHEATDNFAKMGLMGKAPSVDLPKMLEYKQSTVKSNTDGIEFLFKKNKIDWIKGYGKITAPGEVLVGNETHKAKNIVIATGSEAASLPGVEVDEKVVVTSTGALELKKVPGKMVVIGGGVIGLELGSVYSRLGSEVTVIEFMDHIIPGSDAEISKQFLKMLKKQGLNFELNCAVQGTEVKNNKAKVTYKSRKDDSEHVIDADIVLLATGRRPYTDALGLEDLGIEMERGMVKTNGHWKTNVDGIYAIGDVIAGPMLAHKAEDEGMAVAETIAGQRGHVNYGVIPSVIYTHPEVANVGATEEQLKEEGRKYKVGKFPFMGNARAKSHFAGEGFVKLLADAETDRILGAHVIGPMAGDLIHEVCVAMEFGAAAEDLARTCHAHPTFSEAMREAALACGDGAIHA
- a CDS encoding MAPEG family protein, translated to MPPELTVLALAGLLHIAHLALFSVTANAQVGMKQTMGPRDGGLGLTGIAGRAQRAEQNHIDGLTLFAVAVIVVTLGEATSPLTTTCAWVYLASRIAYIPVYAFGVPLIRSVVWGAGYLATMLMLVAALL